A genomic stretch from Lysobacter ciconiae includes:
- a CDS encoding lauroyl acyltransferase encodes MSRLLAHVLYVFAALVARLPWRGLYGIADVLAKVVLRPSSRESRVTACNLAIAYPDMHPAQREELRQEVLRTTARQLMETLRLWTRPHAENMALIREEHGTALLDAAIAAGRGVIIAAPHYGNWELLNQWLALRTPLAILYAPPESRVGEEFLKRVRADDSGDTGQPPRVTQIRAEAAGVRQLFKRLAAGGVLGILPDQQPKQGDGAFGEFFGTQALTMSLLGRLAARSGATVLMAYCERIDSHPAGPGFAVHIEAAPDGVADPDPTVAVTALNAAVERIARRDPSQYQWTYKRYSLRPPGSGEDNPYRPQCY; translated from the coding sequence GACGTGCTCGCCAAGGTGGTGTTGCGGCCGTCCAGCCGCGAGAGCCGGGTCACCGCCTGCAACCTGGCGATCGCCTACCCGGACATGCATCCCGCGCAACGCGAGGAGCTGCGGCAGGAAGTGCTGCGCACCACCGCGCGCCAGCTGATGGAGACACTGCGGCTGTGGACCCGGCCGCATGCGGAAAACATGGCCCTGATCCGCGAGGAGCACGGCACCGCTTTACTGGACGCGGCAATCGCCGCCGGCCGCGGGGTGATCATCGCCGCCCCGCACTACGGCAACTGGGAGCTGCTGAACCAGTGGCTGGCGCTGCGTACCCCGCTGGCGATCCTGTACGCGCCGCCAGAGTCCCGGGTCGGCGAGGAGTTCCTCAAGCGGGTGCGCGCCGATGACAGCGGCGATACCGGCCAGCCGCCGCGCGTCACCCAGATCCGCGCCGAGGCCGCAGGCGTGCGCCAGTTGTTCAAGCGTCTGGCCGCCGGCGGCGTGCTCGGCATCCTGCCCGACCAGCAGCCCAAGCAGGGCGATGGCGCGTTCGGTGAGTTCTTCGGCACCCAGGCGCTCACCATGAGCCTGCTCGGCCGGTTGGCCGCGCGCAGCGGCGCCACCGTGCTGATGGCCTACTGCGAGCGCATCGACAGCCACCCGGCCGGACCCGGGTTTGCCGTGCACATCGAGGCAGCGCCTGACGGGGTGGCCGATCCGGACCCGACCGTCGCGGTGACCGCCCTCAACGCGGCGGTCGAGCGCATCGCCCGGCGCGATCCCTCGCAGTACCAGTGGACCTACAAGCGTTACTCGCTGCGCCCGCCCGGCAGCGGCGAGGACAACCCCTATCGGCCACAGTGCTACTGA